In Nocardioides sp. InS609-2, a single genomic region encodes these proteins:
- a CDS encoding DUF1707 domain-containing protein, with the protein MGETPEPHQMRISDADRQRVAEVLRDAAGDGRIDFHELDERLDATWSAKTYGDLVPLTLDLPAHPQHPVPRPASAPVHPVAGDLGMPTYNTSIAIMSGIDRRGAWTVGASHSAFAMMGGIGIDLREALFTNRETVITASAFWGGIDITVNAHTQVIVEGVGIMGAFDQGRDKVPAEITADSPIVRVRGFALMGAVTVQRKGPPGPPRKSLHGGHR; encoded by the coding sequence ATGGGGGAGACACCCGAACCGCACCAGATGCGCATCTCCGACGCCGACCGCCAGCGCGTGGCCGAGGTGCTGCGCGATGCCGCGGGCGATGGCCGCATCGACTTCCACGAGCTCGACGAGCGACTGGACGCCACCTGGTCCGCCAAGACGTACGGCGACCTGGTGCCGCTCACGCTCGACCTGCCCGCCCACCCGCAGCACCCAGTGCCGCGCCCCGCCTCCGCGCCGGTGCATCCTGTTGCCGGCGACCTGGGGATGCCGACCTACAACACGTCGATCGCGATCATGAGCGGCATCGACCGCCGCGGTGCCTGGACCGTCGGTGCGAGCCACTCGGCCTTCGCGATGATGGGCGGCATCGGCATCGACCTGCGCGAGGCCTTGTTCACCAACCGCGAGACGGTGATCACCGCAAGTGCCTTCTGGGGTGGCATCGACATCACCGTCAACGCCCACACCCAGGTGATCGTCGAGGGCGTCGGCATCATGGGCGCCTTCGACCAGGGCCGCGACAAGGTGCCGGCCGAGATCACCGCCGACTCACCGATCGTGCGGGTGCGCGGGTTCGCCCTGATGGGCGCGGTCACCGTGCAGCGCAAAGGGCCCCCGGGGCCGCCGCGCAAGTCTCTGCACGGCGGCCACCGGTAG
- the thiC gene encoding phosphomethylpyrimidine synthase ThiC: MTVHPAHTRLLVEGNSPDIQVPRTRVALTNGETFDRYTTEGPGSDPEVGLPPLRADWIAGRGDTEEYGGREGQLIDNGRSAVRRGAAQEEWRGERRSPRRAIGGQAVTQMHYARRGKVTPEMEFVALREGCDVELVRSEVAAGRAIIPVNLNHPEAEPMIIGRRFLVKVNANIGNSAVTSSIAEEVDKMTWAVTWGADTVMDLSTGDDIHTTREWIVRNSPVPIGTVPIYQALEKVDGDADKLTWEIFRDTVIEQCEQGVDYMTVHAGVLLRYVPLTAQRVTGIVSRGGAIMAGWCLAHHEENFLYTHFDELCEIFAAYDVSFSLGDGLRPGSTADANDEAQFSELRTLAELTERAWRHDVQVMVEGPGHVPLDMVEENVALQQEWCHGAPFYTLGPLVTDIAPGYDHITSAIGAATIAMHGTAMLCYVTPKEHLGLPNRDDVKTGVITYKLSAHAADIAKGHPGARDWDDALSKARFEFRWRDQFALSLDPHTAESFHDETLPAEGAKTAHFCSMCGPKFCSMKISQDVRDRFGLDPAKGMKEKSEEFLELGGTVYVQTGQA; this comes from the coding sequence ATGACCGTCCACCCCGCCCACACCCGCCTGCTCGTCGAAGGCAACAGCCCCGACATCCAGGTGCCACGCACCCGCGTCGCACTCACGAACGGCGAGACGTTCGACCGCTACACGACCGAGGGGCCCGGCTCGGACCCGGAGGTCGGCCTGCCACCGCTGCGCGCCGACTGGATCGCGGGGCGCGGCGACACCGAGGAGTACGGCGGCCGCGAAGGGCAGCTGATCGACAACGGCCGCTCCGCCGTACGACGCGGGGCAGCGCAGGAGGAGTGGCGCGGCGAGCGACGGAGCCCGCGCCGCGCCATCGGTGGCCAGGCGGTCACGCAGATGCACTACGCCCGCCGCGGCAAGGTCACCCCCGAGATGGAGTTCGTCGCACTGCGCGAGGGCTGCGACGTCGAGCTGGTGCGCAGCGAGGTGGCGGCCGGACGGGCCATCATCCCCGTCAACCTCAACCACCCGGAGGCCGAGCCGATGATCATCGGTCGCCGCTTCCTGGTGAAGGTCAACGCCAACATCGGCAACAGTGCGGTCACCTCGAGCATTGCCGAGGAGGTCGACAAGATGACCTGGGCGGTGACGTGGGGCGCCGACACGGTCATGGACCTGTCGACCGGTGACGACATCCACACCACGCGCGAATGGATCGTGCGCAACTCGCCGGTGCCGATCGGCACGGTGCCGATCTACCAGGCCCTCGAGAAGGTCGACGGCGACGCCGACAAGCTGACCTGGGAGATCTTCCGCGACACCGTGATCGAGCAGTGCGAGCAGGGCGTCGACTACATGACCGTCCACGCGGGCGTGCTGCTGCGCTACGTGCCGCTCACCGCCCAGCGCGTCACCGGCATCGTCAGCCGCGGCGGCGCGATCATGGCCGGCTGGTGCCTGGCCCATCACGAGGAGAACTTCCTCTACACGCACTTCGACGAGCTCTGCGAGATCTTCGCGGCGTACGACGTGTCGTTCAGCCTCGGCGACGGCCTGCGGCCCGGATCGACGGCCGACGCCAACGACGAGGCCCAGTTCTCGGAGCTGCGCACGCTGGCCGAGCTCACCGAACGGGCCTGGCGCCACGACGTACAGGTGATGGTGGAGGGGCCGGGGCACGTGCCGCTCGACATGGTCGAGGAGAACGTCGCCCTCCAGCAGGAGTGGTGCCACGGGGCGCCCTTCTACACCCTCGGCCCGCTGGTCACCGACATCGCGCCCGGCTACGACCACATCACCAGCGCCATCGGTGCCGCCACGATCGCGATGCACGGCACCGCGATGCTCTGCTACGTCACCCCCAAGGAGCACCTCGGTCTGCCCAACCGCGACGACGTGAAGACCGGCGTCATCACCTACAAGCTGAGCGCGCACGCCGCTGACATCGCCAAGGGCCACCCGGGTGCGCGCGACTGGGACGACGCCCTCTCGAAGGCCCGGTTCGAGTTTCGGTGGCGTGACCAGTTCGCCCTGTCGCTCGACCCGCACACGGCCGAGTCGTTCCACGACGAGACGCTGCCGGCGGAGGGCGCGAAGACGGCGCACTTCTGCTCGATGTGCGGCCCGAAGTTCTGCTCGATGAAGATCAGCCAGGACGTCCGGGACCGCTTCGGCCTCGACCCGGCCAAGGGCATGAAGGAGAAGTCCGAGGAGTTCCTCGAGCTCGGCGGCACGGTGTACGTCCAGACCGGTCAGGCCTGA